A region from the Candidatus Hydrogenedentota bacterium genome encodes:
- a CDS encoding DUF1559 domain-containing protein, giving the protein MVKQRGFTLIELLTVIAIIGILAAILLPALARAREAARRASCLNNLSQLGIALQLYARENGGQFPWSGGKGNAQCMLDLYGDYVTSWYSFVCPSDSSGPEFEEGQRAPYQPTTELNGEMSCRVSYDYFGVYTDEPLQLPRPQQGMPRIPLMWDLVFSGDPGQEAYRYLGGIKANPGMRPALGSGVNMNSHIPGGGNVLWMDGSVSFVITPSWPESGLPYRPEGIRYTRPVVANFPPVPIPPKKNPLPLPAKEDAQKRGLSALRSKRRPS; this is encoded by the coding sequence ATGGTGAAGCAGCGCGGCTTTACACTGATCGAGTTGCTCACGGTCATCGCCATAATAGGCATCTTGGCGGCCATTCTGCTTCCGGCATTGGCACGCGCCCGGGAAGCCGCCCGCCGCGCCTCCTGCTTGAACAACTTGTCGCAACTCGGCATCGCATTGCAGCTCTATGCCCGGGAAAACGGCGGACAATTCCCCTGGAGCGGGGGCAAAGGCAATGCGCAGTGCATGCTCGATTTGTACGGAGACTACGTGACCTCGTGGTACTCGTTTGTGTGCCCGTCCGATTCGTCAGGGCCCGAGTTCGAAGAGGGTCAACGCGCCCCATACCAACCCACGACGGAACTAAACGGCGAGATGAGTTGCCGGGTGAGCTACGACTACTTTGGCGTGTATACCGACGAGCCGTTGCAACTCCCGCGGCCGCAACAGGGCATGCCCAGGATACCCCTCATGTGGGACCTGGTGTTCAGCGGGGATCCGGGACAGGAGGCGTACCGCTACCTCGGCGGCATCAAGGCGAATCCGGGTATGCGGCCGGCGCTGGGAAGCGGGGTGAACATGAACAGCCATATTCCCGGGGGCGGCAACGTCCTCTGGATGGACGGGTCGGTATCGTTCGTGATTACCCCCTCCTGGCCCGAGAGCGGCCTCCCGTACCGGCCTGAAGGGATCCGCTACACGCGCCCCGTAGTGGCCAATTTCCCGCCGGTACCCATTCCGCCGAAAAAGAACCCTCTCCCACTGCCCGCGAAAGAGGATGCGCAAAAACGCGGATTGAGCGCGCTACGGTCGAAAAGAAGGCCTTCCTGA
- a CDS encoding GspE/PulE family protein has translation MKQEDVQVAGKVGDGAPPLEQGMIAALASGDTGVSEAIDLLLREAASQGASDVHLEPWEDRLAIRFRLDGLLHNVATLPKEHLPRLVARVKVLARIPVYQRDMPRDGRIDPRGDTGRGAMRVSTFPTVYGEKIVIRLLETHAALLDLPSLGFAPDVLDLLERIVERPQGLLLLTGPSSSGKTTTIYAVLRALADSRTPPPHMATIEDPVEYRLGNISQTEVNARAGLTYGTALRAVLRQDPEIIMIGEIRDPETAQTAVQAGLTGHLVISTIHSGTAAGVFTRLLDMGVEPYLLASSVTGVLAQRLVRVICAECKTPQTPSPEDLLRFGLSRGAQLHMGTGCAACRNTGYAGRTAIGEALSMNEDLAEALLRHPRTRALHEIALRMGMKPLLSQGVAKARAGVTTLNELRRVLPVEFSSNVTRQSGADEESVEP, from the coding sequence ATGAAGCAAGAAGACGTACAGGTTGCGGGTAAAGTTGGCGACGGCGCACCGCCTCTCGAGCAGGGGATGATCGCCGCTCTTGCCTCCGGCGACACGGGAGTGAGCGAGGCAATCGACCTGCTGCTCCGCGAAGCCGCCTCCCAGGGAGCGAGCGACGTCCACCTCGAGCCGTGGGAAGACCGCCTCGCGATACGCTTCCGCCTGGACGGCCTGCTCCATAACGTCGCGACCCTGCCCAAGGAGCATCTGCCCCGGCTTGTCGCGCGGGTAAAGGTGCTGGCGCGGATTCCCGTGTATCAGCGGGACATGCCGCGCGACGGACGGATCGACCCCCGCGGCGATACGGGAAGGGGAGCGATGCGCGTCTCGACGTTCCCGACCGTCTACGGCGAGAAGATCGTGATCCGGCTGCTCGAGACGCATGCGGCCCTGCTTGACCTGCCGTCTTTGGGGTTCGCGCCGGATGTGCTGGACTTGCTGGAGCGCATCGTGGAACGCCCCCAGGGACTGTTGCTCCTTACGGGGCCGAGTTCGAGCGGGAAAACCACAACCATTTACGCCGTGTTACGCGCGCTGGCCGATTCCAGGACGCCGCCCCCCCACATGGCCACTATCGAGGACCCCGTCGAATACCGCCTCGGCAACATCTCCCAGACCGAAGTCAATGCGCGCGCCGGACTCACCTACGGGACGGCCTTGCGGGCGGTGCTGCGCCAGGACCCGGAAATCATCATGATTGGCGAAATCCGCGACCCCGAGACCGCGCAGACGGCGGTACAGGCGGGACTGACCGGGCACCTGGTGATCAGCACCATCCATAGCGGGACGGCAGCCGGGGTGTTTACGCGGCTGCTGGACATGGGCGTCGAGCCGTATCTGCTCGCGTCGTCCGTCACGGGCGTTCTGGCACAGCGCCTCGTGCGGGTGATCTGCGCCGAGTGCAAGACGCCACAAACGCCCTCTCCTGAAGACCTCCTGAGGTTCGGGCTGTCGAGAGGCGCCCAATTGCATATGGGAACCGGCTGTGCGGCGTGCAGGAATACGGGCTATGCGGGCCGCACGGCTATCGGCGAGGCCCTTTCAATGAACGAAGACCTCGCGGAAGCGCTGTTGCGGCATCCGCGAACGCGCGCGTTGCATGAGATCGCGCTGCGCATGGGCATGAAGCCGCTGTTGAGCCAGGGTGTGGCAAAGGCGAGGGCAGGCGTCACGACATTGAATGAATTGAGGCGGGTGTTGCCGGTCGAATTCTCAAGCAACGTGACGCGCCAGTCCGGCGCGGACGAGGAATCGGTGGAACCATGA
- a CDS encoding type II secretion system F family protein — MNWKQILKIDLGALLRGGKPPHKGRRKRDWRGPLYVPTLLYAFFTVLTPIVAIVALKALWEEPGMWYLVMPCVSLILPPVFLVLWWTERFLYYRRSHTTYVLAVLEGMVRCNVPLPEGLRHASLDAPNSRIASVLLALSDKMNMGAMLSEAMGPLTRFFPPGMTELVRLAELSGDLPETLASLVAEEEMTEAYSERWRGWAIYYGMYALTALPVALFVVIRVFPQFREVFADFGVGWPPIPLWLPFRPQSVAWVVLSVLGCAAGIYFLITVYSAAVSHPRNVASGRAGSLLAFLPYLRRMFFKHNLSVAATLTGKALQGGANLDEALGEAATAPIHRRFQRLFRVLSERVVQGQTLSEAFDAGGGQFPTSFTNMVRLGERSGMLAEAFEHIGMVYRSDVRRMTIVLVDVIAPLGIFLFGAIVLSVSFCLFGSMAMMADALSQAV, encoded by the coding sequence ATGAACTGGAAACAAATACTCAAGATAGACCTGGGCGCCTTGTTGCGGGGCGGGAAACCTCCGCACAAAGGCCGGCGCAAACGGGATTGGCGCGGACCCCTCTACGTACCCACGCTCCTGTATGCATTCTTTACGGTTCTTACCCCGATTGTCGCGATAGTCGCATTGAAAGCTCTCTGGGAAGAGCCGGGGATGTGGTATCTCGTGATGCCGTGCGTATCGCTCATTTTGCCGCCGGTTTTCCTCGTGCTGTGGTGGACGGAGCGGTTCCTTTATTATCGCCGAAGCCACACGACTTACGTCCTGGCGGTTCTGGAGGGCATGGTGCGGTGCAACGTGCCGTTGCCGGAAGGTCTGCGTCATGCGTCGCTGGATGCGCCGAACAGCCGGATTGCTTCCGTGTTGCTGGCGTTATCCGACAAGATGAACATGGGGGCTATGTTGTCAGAAGCCATGGGACCGCTCACGCGGTTCTTTCCTCCGGGGATGACTGAGCTGGTCCGTTTGGCTGAACTCTCGGGCGATCTCCCGGAAACTCTTGCGTCGCTCGTTGCCGAGGAGGAAATGACGGAGGCGTACAGCGAGCGCTGGCGCGGATGGGCCATCTATTACGGCATGTACGCGCTGACCGCTCTTCCGGTGGCGCTGTTTGTAGTAATCAGGGTGTTCCCCCAGTTCAGGGAGGTCTTCGCTGATTTCGGCGTCGGCTGGCCGCCCATACCTTTGTGGCTGCCGTTCCGTCCACAATCCGTGGCATGGGTTGTCTTGAGTGTCCTCGGGTGTGCGGCGGGAATCTACTTTCTGATTACCGTATACAGCGCGGCCGTGTCGCATCCCCGGAACGTGGCGAGCGGCCGGGCAGGAAGCCTGCTTGCGTTCCTCCCGTATCTGCGCAGGATGTTCTTCAAGCACAATCTGAGCGTTGCGGCCACGCTGACGGGCAAGGCCCTGCAGGGGGGCGCGAACCTTGACGAGGCCCTCGGCGAAGCGGCGACCGCACCCATCCACCGGCGATTTCAGCGCTTGTTCCGCGTACTCAGTGAGCGCGTCGTGCAGGGGCAAACGTTGAGCGAAGCGTTTGATGCGGGCGGCGGACAGTTCCCAACGTCCTTCACGAACATGGTGCGGCTGGGAGAACGGTCGGGGATGCTCGCCGAGGCTTTCGAACATATTGGCATGGTGTACCGAAGCGACGTGCGGCGTATGACCATTGTGCTGGTCGACGTCATCGCGCCCTTGGGCATATTTCTATTCGGCGCAATAGTGCTGTCGGTGTCATTCTGCCTTTTCGGTTCCATGGCGATGATGGCGGATGCATTGTCACAAGCGGTGTAG
- a CDS encoding type II secretion system F family protein — MPLYKYRAVDEAGRATTGTMEEASARQVTAVLRERGLQVSSVEPAQKQWGIPRLGRRLTWEEVNLFNDQLLAIARSNLPLVESLRALAEDIDSPRLRPVFKSLRNELEGGASLEDALVGLEKQLPPTYVSAIRAGERTGNLPGVLAMLSEESARMVSLKNSLRAALAYPILVVIASLLVLGFLLRYVVPEFAAIFEDFGARLPWLTQAMLSASGLVQRNWILLLAGLGLFAVLLFAWWQGYGRTRARSVFMDRIRLLCGPFGRLYYAVSMSRFLRNLAMLEASEVPLMEGLDLSAAASGNAVLMRAARHAAEAVSQGQTLSKAFEDAGFFDHTLCWLLKTAEERGDVIETLRHMSNMYARNSERLGNAITAAITPVILLFLGCTVGCIVLAMYLPIFSLADVMSGI; from the coding sequence ATGCCACTGTACAAGTACCGCGCGGTGGACGAAGCTGGGCGCGCGACCACGGGGACCATGGAGGAAGCGTCGGCGCGGCAAGTAACGGCCGTATTGCGCGAGCGCGGCTTGCAGGTCAGTTCCGTCGAGCCGGCACAGAAACAATGGGGCATCCCGCGCCTTGGCCGGCGGCTGACGTGGGAAGAGGTCAACCTCTTCAATGACCAGTTGCTGGCCATCGCGCGCAGCAACCTCCCCTTGGTCGAGAGTCTGCGGGCATTGGCCGAAGACATCGACAGTCCCCGGCTGCGGCCGGTCTTCAAATCTCTGCGCAACGAACTCGAGGGCGGCGCATCGCTCGAGGATGCCCTGGTTGGACTCGAAAAACAGTTGCCGCCCACGTACGTCAGCGCCATCCGCGCGGGGGAACGCACGGGCAACCTGCCGGGGGTACTGGCCATGCTCAGCGAAGAGTCGGCGCGCATGGTGTCGCTGAAAAACAGTCTGCGCGCGGCCTTGGCTTACCCCATCCTTGTTGTGATTGCGTCGCTGCTGGTTCTAGGATTCCTCCTGCGTTACGTGGTGCCCGAGTTCGCGGCCATCTTTGAGGATTTCGGCGCGAGGCTTCCCTGGCTTACCCAGGCAATGCTGTCGGCGAGCGGGTTGGTTCAACGCAATTGGATACTCCTGCTTGCCGGTTTGGGGCTCTTCGCAGTGCTTCTTTTTGCCTGGTGGCAGGGATACGGCCGCACCCGGGCACGCTCGGTCTTCATGGACCGGATTCGCTTGCTGTGCGGGCCGTTCGGCCGGTTGTACTACGCCGTCAGCATGAGCCGCTTCTTGCGCAATCTGGCCATGCTCGAGGCCAGCGAGGTGCCGTTGATGGAAGGGCTGGACCTCTCCGCGGCGGCTTCGGGCAACGCGGTGCTTATGCGCGCGGCCCGTCATGCCGCCGAGGCGGTCTCCCAGGGGCAAACTTTGTCGAAGGCTTTCGAGGACGCCGGCTTCTTTGATCACACCCTGTGCTGGCTGCTGAAAACGGCCGAGGAACGCGGCGACGTGATCGAGACGCTGCGCCACATGTCCAACATGTACGCGAGAAATTCCGAGCGGCTGGGCAACGCTATCACCGCCGCGATCACACCGGTGATTCTACTGTTTCTCGGCTGCACGGTAGGCTGCATCGTCCTGGCTATGTACTTGCCCATTTTCTCTCTGGCAGATGTGATGTCAGGCATATGA
- a CDS encoding zf-HC2 domain-containing protein, with the protein MDCQEVRKKLPEYIDGELEFEQARRIRSHLTRCYFCNEELAALTECLSACRQVLHHPYARERFEQLSEAVHAPESTDSPGRFWRARPHRLISGPLAAAFVVVLFSLVTSAFVNTARSLSEPLSTRAVLNEKPELSGPVTTVAWNAYLFRSAR; encoded by the coding sequence ATGGACTGTCAAGAGGTCAGGAAAAAGCTTCCCGAATACATTGATGGTGAGCTTGAATTCGAGCAAGCGCGGCGTATCCGCAGTCATCTAACGCGCTGTTACTTCTGCAACGAAGAGCTTGCCGCCCTCACGGAATGCCTGTCTGCATGCCGGCAGGTCCTTCACCATCCGTATGCCCGTGAGCGTTTCGAGCAATTGTCGGAAGCCGTTCACGCGCCCGAATCCACAGACTCCCCAGGGCGCTTCTGGCGCGCACGCCCCCATCGCCTGATTTCAGGACCTCTGGCGGCGGCGTTCGTGGTCGTCCTGTTCAGCCTTGTGACCTCAGCGTTCGTGAATACCGCTCGAAGCCTTTCCGAACCGTTAAGTACCCGGGCGGTCTTGAACGAGAAGCCCGAACTCAGCGGGCCCGTGACAACGGTCGCGTGGAACGCGTATCTCTTCCGTTCAGCGCGATAA
- a CDS encoding sigma-70 family RNA polymerase sigma factor, whose product MNENRLNQHNDHDVALMLRVRQDDECAFEALYRRYVRKLLDFFYAMGRDACQAEDLAHETFLRVWRQRAKYAATGSVQAYLFAFARFIWMERCRKFRRIRGWGLIPLRETLEEAQVAVASGESHPDVRAGRAELEAAIFAALEQLPDEQRMAFVLHEIQGLSNEEIAAVMQCPVNTVRSRRILAVRKLREKLERIHI is encoded by the coding sequence GTGAACGAGAACAGGCTGAACCAGCATAACGACCATGATGTCGCCCTGATGTTGCGTGTGCGGCAGGATGATGAGTGTGCCTTCGAGGCACTCTACCGCCGGTATGTCCGGAAACTGCTGGATTTCTTCTATGCAATGGGGCGGGATGCGTGCCAGGCGGAGGATTTGGCTCATGAGACGTTCCTGCGGGTCTGGCGGCAACGGGCCAAATACGCGGCCACCGGTTCGGTGCAGGCCTATTTGTTCGCCTTCGCCCGGTTCATTTGGATGGAACGTTGCCGCAAATTCCGCCGGATTCGCGGATGGGGCTTGATCCCGCTTCGGGAGACGCTGGAAGAAGCCCAAGTGGCTGTGGCTTCCGGAGAGAGCCATCCGGACGTGCGTGCGGGGCGCGCGGAACTCGAGGCGGCTATTTTCGCCGCGCTCGAACAGTTGCCGGATGAGCAGCGCATGGCCTTCGTGCTGCACGAGATCCAGGGGCTCTCGAACGAGGAGATCGCCGCAGTCATGCAGTGCCCCGTGAATACGGTTCGGTCCCGGCGGATCCTCGCGGTGCGGAAACTTCGCGAGAAACTCGAACGCATACATATTTGA